In Rissa tridactyla isolate bRisTri1 chromosome 8, bRisTri1.patW.cur.20221130, whole genome shotgun sequence, one genomic interval encodes:
- the GPX7 gene encoding glutathione peroxidase 7, which yields MAAGVPAARPCSMLDPEGSVERPPSSAFPKVLLIPLAMLLAIAALLLLAFSATQQKEPDFYTFKVVNIRGKLVSLEKYRGSVSLVVNVASECGYTDSHYKALQRLQRDLGPYHFNVLAFPCNQFGQQEPDTNKEIESFARKTYGASFPMFSKITVSGAGAIPAFKYLIDSTGEEPTWNFWKYLVDPNGKVVKAWDSTVSVEEIRPHVTELVRKIILKKKDEL from the exons ATGGCGGCGGGTGTCCCCGCGGCGCGGCCGTGCAGCATGCTGGATCCTGAGGGCAGTGTGGAGCGCCCgccttcctctgccttcccaaaAGTTCTCCTCATCCCTCTAGCCATGCTCCTCGCAATTGCAGCGCTCCTGCTCTTAGCCTTTTCCGCTACGCAGCAGAAAGAGCCTGATTTTTACACTTTCAAAGTTGTAAACATCAGGGGCAAACTAGTCTCTCTGGAGAAATACAGGGGCTCG GTGTCGCTAGTTGTCAACGTTGCAAGTGAGTGTGGGTATACAGATAGCCACTACAAGGCCTTACAACGGTTACAGAGAGACCTTGGCCCATATCATTTCAATGTGCTGGCATTCCCATGCAATCAGTTTGGGCAGCAAGAACCAGACACTAACAAAGAAATCGAGAGTTTTGCGCGAAAGACTTACGGTGCCTCCTTTCCTATGTTCAGCAAAATTACAGTCAGCGGAGCTGGTGCAATTCCTGCCTTCAAGTACTTAATTG aTTCTACAGGAGAAGAACCAACCTGGAACTTCTGGAAATACCTGGTGGACCCCAATGGGAAAGTAGTAAAGGCCTGGGACTCTACTGTCTCTGTTGAAGAAATAAGACCTCATGTTACAGAACTTGTAAGGAAAATCATCctgaagaagaaagatgaatTATGA